From a single Brassica napus cultivar Da-Ae chromosome C9, Da-Ae, whole genome shotgun sequence genomic region:
- the LOC111204651 gene encoding WAT1-related protein At4g08300 has product MKGGEKQCGKVDKLKPIIAIISLQFGYAGMYIITMVSFKHGMNHWVLATYRHVVATIVMAPFALILERKIRPKMTWPLFLRILALGILEPLMDQNFYYIGMKATSATYSSAFVNALPAVTFIMAVIFRLETVNLKKIRSLAKVIGTAITVGGAMVMTLYKGPAIELIKAAHTSIHGGSSSETTDQHWVTGTLAVMGSIISWAGFFILQSFTLKKYPAELSLVMWICGMGTILNTAASLVMVRDLSAWKIGMDSGTLAAVYSGVVCSGMAYYIQSIVIRERGPVFTTSFSPMCMIITAFLGALVLAEKIHLGSIIGAVFIVFGLYSVVWGKAKDEVISTTEEKIGMQELPITSIISTDGGGNPCAHNKGVTNST; this is encoded by the exons atgaaGGGAGGGGAGAAGCAATGTGGGAAAGTTGATAAACTGAAGCCAATAATAGCGATCATATCACTCCAATTCGGATATGCAGGCATGTACATCATAACTATGGTTTCCTTCAAGCATGGTATGAACCATTGGGTCCTTGCTACCTACCGACATGTTGTCGCTACAATCGTCATGGCTCCTTTTGCTCTCATTCTCGAAAG GAAAATAAGGCCTAAGATGACATGGCCATTGTTCCTTAGGATCCTTGCCCTCGGAATCCTAGA ACCGCTTATGGACCAGAACTTCTACTACATAGGGATGAAAGCCACATCAGCAACGTACAGTTCTGCCTTTGTTAATGCACTTCCCGCCGTCACCTTCATAATGGCCGTCATTTTCAg GTTAGAAACTGTGAATTTGAAGAAGATACGTAGTCTTGCAAAGGTGATTGGAACAGCAATAACGGTGGGTGGGGCAATGGTAATGACGTTATACAAAGGTCCAGCCATCGAGCTCATCAAGGCCGCTCATACATCTATTCATGGCGGATCCTCCTCAGAGACCACCGACCAACATTGGGTTACGGGAACATTAGCCGTGATGGGTAGCATCATCAGTTGGGCAGGTTTCTTCATTTTACAA TCATTCACATTGAAAAAATATCCGGCGGAGCTATCATTAGTGATGTGGATATGCGGCATGGGGACGATCTTAAACACCGCTGCTTCCCTGGTGATGGTTCGTGACCTTAGCGCATGGAAAATTGGTATGGACTCGGGCACGCTCGCAGCTGTTTACTCC GGAGTGGTTTGTTCGGGAATGGCGTATTACATACAAAGCATTGTGATTAGAGAACGAGGCCCAGTATTTACGACGTCATTTAGTCCCATGTGCATGATCATCACTGCCTTCCTTGGCGCGTTAGTTTTGGCCGAAAAGATCCATCTCGGAAG TATAATCGGGGCGGTTTTCATCGTTTTTGGGCTATACAGCGTCGTTTGGGGAAAAGCTAAGGACGAAGTGATTTCGACGACGGAGGAGAAAATAGGAATGCAGGAGCTGCCGATCACCAGCATAATATCAACGGATGGTGGTGGTAATCCTTGTGCACATAACAAAGGTGTGACTAATAGTACTTGA